TTTTCAGTTATACTCGCAGTGGCAGCGGAGACGTTTCCTGTGCTGTTTTCGACGACCCAACGTGGGACCCAATCCTCCAGACTGTCAGCCACGTAATCATGTTCTGACACCACACCGACGGCCCTTCCGTGACGCGGATTCGCCGACCTCGATGGGTCCCCGCAGGTTGTCGAGAAATTGAACCTCCCGTCCCCGAGACGGGGACAGCAACGACGTCATGCCGACTCTCCAGGACGCTCCGTCGGGGAGTTGCTGGCTGCTATGACTCTGCCGCCCAACCGCGTCTCCGTACTCCTCGAGGCACTTCCCGTTGTTCTTTGGGACCCTCCAATCGATAACAGCGGAGTGCTGCCGGTGACACGTCCGCCTCTGCGGAGCGGGAGTGCCGATGACGGGAGTCCCGAGCGGACCATCGTGGGCGTGACCGACGGTCGCTTTGCCTTCGACGAGCCGAAACACACTCGCGCCGCGAGCCTGAAAGGCCGACAGAGCGATGTTAGCGTCAGTCGGCGAGTGGCTCAGCGGGACCGAAGCGACGATACTGCTCACCGTGCTGGGCCTGGCGACCCTCGGGACGACAGTGCTATTCCTCATCGGGGTTGTCGGCTACCGACGGCGAAAATCCAGGGTCTACCTGCTGGTGACTCTCGCCCTCGGCCTGCTCGTCGGTCGGTCGATCGTCGGGTTCGGAACGGTGTTCGGCATCGTCCCGATGCCGGTCCACCACCTCATCGAACACGGTTCCGACTTCGTCGTCGCAACGCTGGTCCTGTACGCCCTCTACTGGAGTGAACCGCCCTCGCCGTCAGCGTGACAGCCCGTTCTCGCTGACCGAGAACGAGTGGGGCCTATTTATCCGTGAGACGGCTAGCGGCGAGTGTTATGAGCGACGTGCGACGGAGCCTCCACCGTCACATCGAGTCCCACCCAGGCGTCCACTTCAACGAACTCGCCCGCAACCTCGACATCGCGACCGGGCAGGCGCAGTACCACCTCCGTCGTCTCCTGGAGGCGGGACGCCTCGATACCGAGGAACTGCGGGGCCGGACTCACTACTTCCCGACGGGGTACGACCCGTGGGAGCGACGAACCATCTCGCTGCTCCGCCGCGAGACAGTCCGTGGCATCATCGTCGTTGCACTGGAGAACCCGGAGCCGTCGGCAGCCGACCTGGCCGAGGACCTCGACGTGGCCCGGAGCACGGTCTCGTGGCACGTCTCCACGCTCGTCGACGCCGGCGTCGCGGAGAAGTGCTACGACGAGCAGGGTCGGAGCCACATCACGCTGACGCGGCCGGCGGAGACGCGCCGCCTGCTCGACGAGGTCACGCCCTCGCTGCCGGACAGGCTCGTCGACCGGTTCACCCGGCTGGTCGACGAGGGACTCCTCGAGTGAGCTACTCGAGCAGCTGGCCGCGATACTGCTCGGCCAGTTCGCGGTCGAACGCCGAGAGCTGGACGATGTCTTCCTCGGTGAGGTAGTCCACCTCGTCGACGTACGCCACGGCGTCCGCGCGGGCTTCGAACGGGGCGGGGTTCACCCTCATCGGGTCGTCGAGACGCTCCCCGTCGGTCTCGAGAGCGTAGTAGGCGGTCGTTCCGTCGACGAGTTCCCGCGAGTTCAGGTCCCTGACCCAGAGGCCCGCGACGTCGGCATCTGTCTCCGCGAACTGGACCGGGACGGCGTAGTAGGTCGTCGCACAGCCGGACGTACAGAAGAACTCGCGGGTGTCGTCGGTGTGGACGGCCTGTGCGTTCCACTCCGGGAAGTTCGCGGCCATCATGCCACAGACTGCACAGCTGGCGTCCTCGGGCACGTCGACGGGCGAGACCGACTGTTCGTCGCCATCACTGTCGGCCTCGTGTGCGACGTAACTCGTGCAGTAGCCGTTCGGTTCGATGGTCCCCTCGACGATGGTGCAGGCACCGACACCGTCGCCGTTCTTGTCCGGGATGTAGAAGGCACAGCCGGAGCACTGCTGGCCGTTCTGGGGCTCGGACTGGTAGCTCACGTCGCCCTTTGCTACGAGGGCGGCGGGGTCGCGCTGTCCCCCGTCGAGCCCAGTCGCGGTCCGGTACTCATCGGGGACCGCGTCGCTCGGCGTCTCGGTGGCAGTCGGGGTTCCGTCGTCCCCGTCGCCGTTCCCACCGAGACAGCCCCCGAGTGCGGCGGCCGAGCCGGTCCCGACCAGTGCGAGCATCGTCCGTCGGTCGAGTTCCGTCGAGTTCCGTTCTCCCATACTGGGACCTGCGGCACCGGCAGTCAAAGTTAGTCTGGTACAACCGTCGCAGTCTTTCGAGAGCTGCACCAGACTGCTTACCTCCGCCAGCCCACAAGCGTTCGACCATGCAACGACGGACCTACCTCACCGCCACTGCCGGGGTCGCCGCGGCGAGTGCCGGCTGTCTCACGTCGGCTCTCGGGGGGAACGACGGCGGCGAGACGGTGCTCGACCCGCCCGCGGACCAGCAGTACGACAGTGGTAAGCTCCCGTATCCGGCCTACGGGCAGGTCCTGCCCGAGTTCGAGGTTCCCGATCCGCTGGCCGGCGACGTGGTCGTGAGCGACGACCTCGGCGGGACGCTCGTCGTCACCGCGTTCTTCGCCTCCTGTCCCGTCGAGTGCGTCCGCCTCATCGGCCAGCTCGCGGGCGTCCAACAGGGAACCGTCGAACGGGGCATCGACGACGAGGTGACGTTCCTTGCGATCACGTTCGACCCCGAACGCGACGACGCCGAGACGCTCCGGGAGTACGGCGAGCGAATGAACATCGACATGGAGGCGGGGAACTGGCGGTTCCTGCGACCGGAGTCCGCGGAGCGCGCAGAGACCGTCGTCGACGAGAAACTCGGCGTTACTTTCGACCGTATCGGTGCCGGGGAGTCCGAACGGCTGCCCGGCTACGACTTCCGGCACCTCTCGTTGACCTTCCTCCGGAACCCACACGGCATCGTCGAACGGGCGTACCGGACCGACCGTCCGGACCACCAGCGCGTGCTCTCGGACGTCGAGACGGTCGTCGAGGCGACCACCTGACCGATGGCGACATGTACACCAGCCAATCCACTCCTCGGGACGGAGGCACTCGGCCTCCCGGTGTTGGCACTCGTCGGCCTGCTCGGGGGCGCGCACTGCGTCGGGATGTGTGGCCCGCTGGTCGCGACGTACGCCGCCAGGATGGACACGGGCGGGCGCGACGGTGTCCTCTCGGTCCGGACGGTCCGCCAGCAGGCGGTGTTCAATCTCGGCCGGACGGTCAGCTACACGCTGCTGGGCGGGCTGTTCGGGCTCGCCGGCCAGCTCGTCTTCGTGAGCGTCCGGGACGTGACACTCGTCGCCACGGAGGTCCGCGCCACGACGGGAATCGTTGTCGGTCTCGTCGTCGCTGCCGTCGGCGTCAACTACGCCACCGGCAACGGTGCCCGGACCCTCCCGATACCGGGCGTCGAACGCGTCGGGAGCACGGTCCGGGACGTCCTGCTCCCGCGGGTGGACGAGTGGGTCGGCGACTACCGCATCGCCGGGCTCGGAGCCGTCCACGGGTTCCTGCCGTGTCCGCTGCTGTACCCGGCGTACCTGTACGCGTTCGTGCAGGGGTCCGCACTGGGCGGCGCAGCCGCCCTCGCAGCACTCGGACTCGGGACCGTCCCGGCCGTCTTCCTGACCGGGACGGTGTTCGAGGGACTGGACGTCGGTGGCCACCAGCGTCTCCACAGCGCGCTGGGCGTCGCCTTCGTCGTGCTGGGCTACATCCCGCTCCAGCACGGGCTGGCCGCACTCGGTTTCGCCCTTCCAGCCATCCCGCTGCCGCACTTCCAGCCGTGGTGACCGTTCCGGCTCGCGGGGCGAAACTCGGAGGTGGTCCACGTGCGGCGCCGTGAGCTGCTGGGCTCGCTCGCCGCCGCGACGGCAGTTACGACCGCCGGCTGCAACAGCCTCGGCCAGTCACTGACGGGTGACGGCGGAGATGACCCCGAGGCGGTGACCGTCGAGACCATCGACGCGCCCGGCAGCCGAGCTGGCAGCGCGACCGTCCCGGAGCGGGGCCGCGTGACGTTCGTCGAGTTCTTCGCGACGACCTGCCCGATCTGTGCGTCGCAGATGTCGGTCGTCGGGGAGGCCCACGGCCAGGTCGACGACGGGGTCCAGTTCCTCTCGGTGACCAGCGAGCCGGTCGGGCTGACCGTCTCGACCGACGAGGTCGCGTCCTGGTGGGCCGACAACGGTGGGAGCTGGCCCGTCGGCATCGATGACGGGCTCGCGCTGGCCCGGAAGTACGACGCCACCAGCGTCCCGACGGCAGTCGTCGTGGGCCCGGACAACGTCGTGACCGGGAGGCACAGTGGGCGGACCACCGTCTCGCGGATCGTCTCCGAGATTCGGGCTGCGAGGCCCGGTGAGCAGCCGTGACCGACCCACTCGGCAGTCACGTCGTGTTCGCGGCAGGTGCGGGCCTGGCGACGTTCCTGTCGCCGTGCGCGCTCCCGCTCGTTCCGGGCTACGTCGGATTCTACGCGAGTGCGGCCGACGATGGTGGAAACACAGCAGGTATCGTCACGCGCGGGTTCGCCGCCGCCGCGGGCCTCCTCGTCACCCTCGGGACGCTCGCCGGCCTCGCTATCCTCGTCGGCCGTCCGGTCGCACTGGTGCTCCCGGTCCTCGAACCGGTGGTCGGGGTCGCACTCGTCGTCTTCGGTGTCCTGTTGCTGACCGAACGCGGGCCCGCCCCAACCGTCGCGTTACCCGAACGCGGGGCGAACAGCTCGGGATTCGCGCTGTTCGGGGCGGGCTACGCCGGTGCCTCGGCGGCCTGTGTCCTGCCGGTCTTCCTGGCGGTCGTGGTCCAGGCGGTCTCGCTCTCGCTCCCCCGGGTAGCCGCCGTCGTCTCCGTGTACGCGCTCGGGGCCGCCCTGCCGTTGCTGGCGGTCACGGTCGCGGTGGGCCTCGGACTCGACGTAGCGACTGCCCGACTCGCTGCGCTCGGCGATCGGCTCGAACGTCTCGCCGGCGTCGTCCTCGTCCTCGCCGGGGCAGGACAGGTCGTGGTCGCATTCGTCCCGAACGCCGTCCCCTCGCTCCCCGTACCACTATGACAGCCGAGTGTCCTCCCTCGCCGGTGTACGCCACGCGTCGCCGCGGATGGCTCACGGGACCCGACGGTCGGGGACGCACCCAGACAGTATTGTCCGTATCCCACAGTAGTACAGCTCTCGAAACCGGCCGAGAACCGACAGTCAGAGGTGGCACTGCCAACCCGACGGTTCCGACGGTCAGGGAGGTGTCCAGGGGATGAGGACCGTCACCTCCGTCGGGGTCGTCGTCGTGCTGGTGCTCCTCGTCGCAGGAACGGGTCTCGCGGTCGACCCGGGCGACGGCGACCAGCTCTCGCCGGTGCCGTTCGACCGGACGCTCACGACCGGGCTGACGGGCGTCGACGTCGAGCAGGCCCGGGAGGCAGGCCACGTCGTCCCGCGAGGCCAGGTGTTCTACTCGCAGTACGAGTACGTCGTCGGCTACTACGGGACCGACGCGCTCGTCGCTGGCGTCACCGGACCCCAGCACACGGCCCAGTTCGGCCGTCCCCTTGCCGTCTTCGTCACCGACCTCGCCGGGACGGACCCGAAACTGACCGACGAGGGGGACGTGACGCTTCCGGACGCGGCGTCCCCGGGCTGGGCGCGCGCGGGCGACGCGTGGTTCGTCGTCGGGACGCCCGCACGGACGCCCGCCGGGCCGACTGCTCTCCCCTTCGCCGACCGGGCGGCTGCGCGGGAGTTCGCCCGTGAGCACGACGGTACGGTCGTCGACTGGGAGGGTCTCCGGGAACGGCTCGCGGACGAGGATGCCGGCGGTGACCGCAAGCCGCCAGTCGCGGACCGCCAGCGGTGGGCCGACCGGGCGGTTGAGCGAACACGCGGGTCGCGGGACCGGCCGGTGTCGATGGTCGTCGGCACCGACCAACAGGCAGTGCTAGCGGCGACAGACCGGCCTTCGACGTCGTCCGGGTCGCCGTCGCCGGTCGTCCTCGGTGAGGACGCACCGACGCTCGCGGCGGCCGTCGGCCGGGCACCGCCGAACACCACCATCAGACTCCTCCCCGGTCGATACGACGCGAACCTCACCGTCGAGAAGTCGCTCACCGTGGCCGGGAGCGGCACCGACACCGTGCTTGATGGCGGCGGGGACGGCTCCGTCGTCACCGTTGGTACGTCGGACGTCGCCATCACCGACCTCCGAATCGTGGGTGTCGGGGACGCCAACGCCGGCCAGCTCGAGTCGGACGACGGCTCGGCGTGGGACCGCCGCATCAGGCTCACCTACGGCTACGGCGACGCGGCAGTCAGGCTGCGTGACGCCGACCGGTCGCTGGTCGAGAACGTCAGCGTCGACACGCCGTCGAACGGCATCGTCGCGCTCGACAGCGACGGGGTCGTCGTCCGAAACGTCGCGGTGAACGGGACCGACGGGCTCGCGGGGTTCATGAGCGTCCTGCCGATGTACTCCCGGATGGTCGTCGAGGACTCCCACTTCGACGGGGGGCGCGACGCCGTCTACGCCCACTACGCCGACGGGACGGTCGTCAGGGACAACCACATCGAGAACCTCCGGTTCGGCTTCCACGACATGTACACCAGCGACACGCTCGTCGTCAACAACACCATCCGCGACGTGAACACGGGCCTCTACGTGATGACCCGACCGTCAGGGAACGCCATGGTCGGCAACGACATCCGAAACAGCAGCATCGGCATCAGCACCGCCGGGAGTGCCTCCTACGTGAACGGGAACGTCGTCGCCGGAAACGAGATCGGGCTCTCCATCGGGACCACTCGGTCGACCTACCGGGGCAACACGGTCGTCGACAACGGTGTCGGCGTCCGGTTGACGACGATGCTCCCCACCAACGACGTCTTCGAGAACGACGTCGTGCGTAACGACCGCTCGGTCTCGCCCGGGATGGCGACGCTCGTGAGCTGGGCGGTCGACGGTCGTGGAAACTACTGGGGGACAGTGCCTGGCGTCGACCGCGACGGTGACGGCGTCGTCGACCGGACCTACGACCCGACCGACTCCGTCGACCGGAACGCGCGGCACTCGCCGGTCGCGAACGCGCTCGCCTACTCGCCGGCAGCACAGCTGTTTGACCAGTTCCAGCAGGCAGCACCGGGGCTCCGTGAGCCGAGCGTGGTCGACCCCGCCCCGCTGACCGGCCCGGTCCATCCGGGCCGATTGGAGACGCACAACGTGACCACACCATGAGCACTCAGTCAACCGACCGGCCGGACGAACAGCCCGAACAGCGACCAGCCGTCGAACTCGCGGACGTGTGCCACTCGTTCGGCGATCTCGACGTGCTGGGTGACGTCTCGTTCAGCGTCTCACCCGGCACCGTCGCCTGCGTCGTCGGCCCGAACGGGAGCGGGAAGACGACGCTGCTCCGGATCGTCGCCGACCTGCTCGAACCCGACGCAGGTGCCATCTCCGTCGCCGGCGACGGCGGTCGTCGGGTCGGCTACCTCGCCCAGCAGCCCGCGTTCCGCCGTCAGTTCACCGTCGCCGAGACGGTCGCGTTCTACGGCTCGCTCGTGGCCGAACGAGTCGACGTCGATGCCATCCTCGACCGGGTGGGCCTCTCGGCGGTCGCCGGCCGACGGGTCGACGCGCTCTCGGGCGGAATGGTCCGTCTACTCGGTCTCGCACAGGCGATGGTCGGCGACCCGTCGGTGCTCGTCCTCGACGAGCCGGCGAACGGACTCGACCCGACGATGGCTCGCCACCTCCGGGCGGTGATCGACGACCTCACCGCCGACGGTGACGCGGTGCTCCTCTCGACGCACGATCTGCACACGGTCGACCGCCTCGCCGACACCGTCCTCCTCGTCGACCACGGCGAGCTCGTCGCCGCCGGCCCACCGGACGAGTTGCTGGCCGAGGCAGACGCCGCGTCGCTCGACGAAGCCATCGCGACGCTCGGCCACGGTGGGGAGACGGCCGCTGTCTCTCCCGGGCTCCACGGCGGTGATCGCCCGTGAGCGGCCCGCGCTCGCTGCTGGACGTCGCCGAACGCGAGTTCCGTACCGTCCTCCGGACGCCGTCGCTGCTGCTCGCGCTGCTCGGCTACGTCCTGCTCGTCGGTGGTGTCGCCTGGGTGCGCGGCACGGGTGCCTACCTCGCGCTCGTGCTGGACCTGTTGACGCCCGTCGAACTGCTCGCTCCAGTCCTGGCGTTCGCCGTCGGCTACCGGGCCCTGCTCGGTGACCGCGAGAGCGGCGAACTGGAGACGATCCGAACGTACCCCATCGACGGCCACTGGTACGTCCTCGGTGTCTACCTCGGTCGCGCCGTGGTCATGCTCGGGACCGTCCTCCTCGGGTTGGTCGCCGCCGGTGTCGTCGTCCCGTTGAGTGGGCAAGCGAAGCTCTCGGTCGTCGCCTCCCACGCCACGGTCGATTCACCGGTGCTCTACTCGCGGTACGTTCTGGCGACGTCACTGTTCGTGCTGGCTGTCCTCGCCATCGCCCTCCTGGTCTCCGCCGCGGCACGCTCCACGCGAGGCGGGCTCGCACTCGCGACCGGATCGGTCGTGGCACTCGTCGTCGGGCTCGACAGCGCGCTGCTCGGCTCGCTCGGCGGTTGGACGAGCTCGACGAACGGCGCGACCGCGCTGCTCGCACTCAGTCCGAACAGCGCGTACCGGAGCCTCGTCTTCGAGTTGAGCGTGGCTCCGACCGGCGTCGCCGTCCCGGACGGCCCGACTGCGTTGGTCAGTGCGGTAGCACTCGGTGTTTGGCTGACTGTGGCCCTCCGGCTCGCCTCGTGGCTCGCCTGGCACTGATGGGGTCCCCAGTCGCCGAACTCGCGGGATGCTGGTCACCGTATCAGACTCGCCTGCCCGGCGAACGTCGCCGTCGCAGGGGTGGCCCAGCCGTCGGCGACGCGCAGGACGGCTGGACGGTCAGTCGTCGGCTGCTGCTCCCTCGCTACCGACTTCGTCGAGATCGACCTCACCGTCAGTCAGGTCGCCTTCACGTCCCGCGCCGGTACCAGGCGTACGCGATGAGAGCCCTGGCGACGTTCGAAACCGCAATCGAGAGCCAGACTCCCGCTTCGCCGAAGGGGCCCGCAGTACTCCACGCGACCGGAAAACGGACGACCCCGAGGCTCTCGAGACACCACGACGGACGGCACACGAGTACGTCGATGCCACGCCCCAGTGTGTCACCGACGTTCACTGCGCGCCTATTTTACTTCCTGTCGGCCGTGTCCGTATACAATTTGCGGGTGCTGGTAACCCTCCTGCTCACCGCGGATCGGACGGTCGGGAGTGGCCCAGTCCTCTCGGCCGTCCTGTTTCGGCAGTTCCTCGGCCAAGTCCCGTACGGGAAGCAATCCACTCGGCGGGTGACTCGGACCGGTACGCCCGAGTCAGCACGCCACTGGCGACTGGCAAGACTGCCAGAATATCCCTTGTCGGAGGTCTTTGACCGGCAGAAACAAACCGATCTCTCCAGACGGAAGAGTCGATCCTGAGCAAGGCTGGTACCACGACTCTCCTTCAGTGGGTCTCGCAGTCGAATCAGCAACTACTGTGAATGGGTGGGCTTTCGCCTCGCTACCGCTGTAAGCCTCACCGTCGTCGCGTGACGTGTCGATGGCTCGCCCGTCAAATTTCCGGGTACGGCCCAGATTGGGAAGACTGCAGCCGTTCGATACGTCGAAAATGGCGGGATCATTCATCTGGTACCCCGTCGATCACTCACGAGGAGTAGTCCCCTCTCTCCAGAGAGTCGTCTTTGACGGGAACTCTGAAGAACGCTACTGATGGAACCAGTTGACATTGGCACACCAAACCTGGGGTCGAAGCTCGGAGATACTTCGATCTCCTGATTGCAAGGTCGGTCAGCTGATGTCTCCCTCGCCAATCTGGGACCAGTTACCCAGGCCGACGCGGAGAGCGGCCTTGAGTGCGCCGAGGACGACGGGG
The DNA window shown above is from Haloarchaeobius litoreus and carries:
- a CDS encoding ABC transporter permease, which translates into the protein MSGPRSLLDVAEREFRTVLRTPSLLLALLGYVLLVGGVAWVRGTGAYLALVLDLLTPVELLAPVLAFAVGYRALLGDRESGELETIRTYPIDGHWYVLGVYLGRAVVMLGTVLLGLVAAGVVVPLSGQAKLSVVASHATVDSPVLYSRYVLATSLFVLAVLAIALLVSAAARSTRGGLALATGSVVALVVGLDSALLGSLGGWTSSTNGATALLALSPNSAYRSLVFELSVAPTGVAVPDGPTALVSAVALGVWLTVALRLASWLAWH
- a CDS encoding winged helix-turn-helix transcriptional regulator encodes the protein MSDVRRSLHRHIESHPGVHFNELARNLDIATGQAQYHLRRLLEAGRLDTEELRGRTHYFPTGYDPWERRTISLLRRETVRGIIVVALENPEPSAADLAEDLDVARSTVSWHVSTLVDAGVAEKCYDEQGRSHITLTRPAETRRLLDEVTPSLPDRLVDRFTRLVDEGLLE
- a CDS encoding nitrous oxide reductase accessory protein NosL encodes the protein MGERNSTELDRRTMLALVGTGSAAALGGCLGGNGDGDDGTPTATETPSDAVPDEYRTATGLDGGQRDPAALVAKGDVSYQSEPQNGQQCSGCAFYIPDKNGDGVGACTIVEGTIEPNGYCTSYVAHEADSDGDEQSVSPVDVPEDASCAVCGMMAANFPEWNAQAVHTDDTREFFCTSGCATTYYAVPVQFAETDADVAGLWVRDLNSRELVDGTTAYYALETDGERLDDPMRVNPAPFEARADAVAYVDEVDYLTEEDIVQLSAFDRELAEQYRGQLLE
- a CDS encoding TlpA family protein disulfide reductase, with protein sequence MRRRELLGSLAAATAVTTAGCNSLGQSLTGDGGDDPEAVTVETIDAPGSRAGSATVPERGRVTFVEFFATTCPICASQMSVVGEAHGQVDDGVQFLSVTSEPVGLTVSTDEVASWWADNGGSWPVGIDDGLALARKYDATSVPTAVVVGPDNVVTGRHSGRTTVSRIVSEIRAARPGEQP
- a CDS encoding SCO family protein, yielding MQRRTYLTATAGVAAASAGCLTSALGGNDGGETVLDPPADQQYDSGKLPYPAYGQVLPEFEVPDPLAGDVVVSDDLGGTLVVTAFFASCPVECVRLIGQLAGVQQGTVERGIDDEVTFLAITFDPERDDAETLREYGERMNIDMEAGNWRFLRPESAERAETVVDEKLGVTFDRIGAGESERLPGYDFRHLSLTFLRNPHGIVERAYRTDRPDHQRVLSDVETVVEATT
- a CDS encoding cytochrome c biogenesis protein CcdA, yielding MTDPLGSHVVFAAGAGLATFLSPCALPLVPGYVGFYASAADDGGNTAGIVTRGFAAAAGLLVTLGTLAGLAILVGRPVALVLPVLEPVVGVALVVFGVLLLTERGPAPTVALPERGANSSGFALFGAGYAGASAACVLPVFLAVVVQAVSLSLPRVAAVVSVYALGAALPLLAVTVAVGLGLDVATARLAALGDRLERLAGVVLVLAGAGQVVVAFVPNAVPSLPVPL
- a CDS encoding NosD domain-containing protein: MRTVTSVGVVVVLVLLVAGTGLAVDPGDGDQLSPVPFDRTLTTGLTGVDVEQAREAGHVVPRGQVFYSQYEYVVGYYGTDALVAGVTGPQHTAQFGRPLAVFVTDLAGTDPKLTDEGDVTLPDAASPGWARAGDAWFVVGTPARTPAGPTALPFADRAAAREFAREHDGTVVDWEGLRERLADEDAGGDRKPPVADRQRWADRAVERTRGSRDRPVSMVVGTDQQAVLAATDRPSTSSGSPSPVVLGEDAPTLAAAVGRAPPNTTIRLLPGRYDANLTVEKSLTVAGSGTDTVLDGGGDGSVVTVGTSDVAITDLRIVGVGDANAGQLESDDGSAWDRRIRLTYGYGDAAVRLRDADRSLVENVSVDTPSNGIVALDSDGVVVRNVAVNGTDGLAGFMSVLPMYSRMVVEDSHFDGGRDAVYAHYADGTVVRDNHIENLRFGFHDMYTSDTLVVNNTIRDVNTGLYVMTRPSGNAMVGNDIRNSSIGISTAGSASYVNGNVVAGNEIGLSIGTTRSTYRGNTVVDNGVGVRLTTMLPTNDVFENDVVRNDRSVSPGMATLVSWAVDGRGNYWGTVPGVDRDGDGVVDRTYDPTDSVDRNARHSPVANALAYSPAAQLFDQFQQAAPGLREPSVVDPAPLTGPVHPGRLETHNVTTP
- a CDS encoding DUF7471 family protein, with amino-acid sequence MLASVGEWLSGTEATILLTVLGLATLGTTVLFLIGVVGYRRRKSRVYLLVTLALGLLVGRSIVGFGTVFGIVPMPVHHLIEHGSDFVVATLVLYALYWSEPPSPSA
- a CDS encoding ABC transporter ATP-binding protein — encoded protein: MSTQSTDRPDEQPEQRPAVELADVCHSFGDLDVLGDVSFSVSPGTVACVVGPNGSGKTTLLRIVADLLEPDAGAISVAGDGGRRVGYLAQQPAFRRQFTVAETVAFYGSLVAERVDVDAILDRVGLSAVAGRRVDALSGGMVRLLGLAQAMVGDPSVLVLDEPANGLDPTMARHLRAVIDDLTADGDAVLLSTHDLHTVDRLADTVLLVDHGELVAAGPPDELLAEADAASLDEAIATLGHGGETAAVSPGLHGGDRP
- a CDS encoding sulfite exporter TauE/SafE family protein — its product is MATCTPANPLLGTEALGLPVLALVGLLGGAHCVGMCGPLVATYAARMDTGGRDGVLSVRTVRQQAVFNLGRTVSYTLLGGLFGLAGQLVFVSVRDVTLVATEVRATTGIVVGLVVAAVGVNYATGNGARTLPIPGVERVGSTVRDVLLPRVDEWVGDYRIAGLGAVHGFLPCPLLYPAYLYAFVQGSALGGAAALAALGLGTVPAVFLTGTVFEGLDVGGHQRLHSALGVAFVVLGYIPLQHGLAALGFALPAIPLPHFQPW